The Flavobacteriales bacterium DNA segment GCGAAAACTTTAAGCAGTTGCTTTCCGGGGCCGAAGCGGCCGACGAACACTTTCGCGACACACCTTTCGAGAAGAACATCCCCGTACTCATGGCACTACTCGGAGTGTGGTATCAGAACTTCTGGGGTGCTCGCACACAGGCCATCATTGCTTATGACCAGCTATTCGAAAAATTGGCTCCTTATCTGCAGCAAGCCGATATGGAAAGCAATGGTAAACGGGTGAACAAAGCCGGTGAAGTGGTCGATTATCGTACCGGAGCCGTAATCTGGGGAGAACCCGGAACCAATGGTCAACACGCCTTTTTTCAACTGATCCACCAAGGAACCCGGTTGATCTTTTGCGACTTCATAGCGGCCGGTAAACCCGGGCATAAAGAGAAAGACCACCACCGCAAGTTGTGGGCGAATTTCTTGGCACAGACCGAAGCCATGATGAAAGGTAAGAACGAGGAGGAGGTCCGTGAGGAGTTAACAGCGGCCGGACTCACGGGGCAAGAGCTCGAAGACCTGGTGCCGTTCAATATCTTCCCTGGGAATATTCCGACCTCGAGCATCGTGCTCAAAGAGCTTACGCCCTTCCACCTCGGTGCTCTTGTGGCTTTTTACGAACACAATATCTTTACCCAAGGAGTTATCTGGAATATCCACAGTTACGATCAGTGGGATGTTGAACTCGGAAAACAATTGGCGAAGAACATCTTGCCCGAATTGGAAGATCCGGCAGTTGTAAAGAAGCACTATGCCAGTACCCGAGGCCTTATTGAATTTGCCCACAAAACCTGGCCCGATCTAAGCACATGAGCAGTTGGCGCGATAAAATAACACCGCCTTTTTTAAGGCCTTACACGAAACTCTATCGCGAGGAAGGCTGGCGTGCCGTGGTCAAAAAGGGCGGCTGGAAACTCATTGTCGGAATTATTCTCTTTTATTTGATCCGCGACAGTATTCTGTACCTGTTGATCCCTTACTTGATCGCCCGGGGACTCATGTCGGCTTAACGTCGTAGATTTGCATCGCGCCGTAGGCGCAAAAAAACATGGCCCTGCGGGCCGATTTAAAACTCGATCACAATGCATACCGGAATGCTTCATTTACACTCGACCCTCGCCGTTTTGGTCTTATTGTTTCTCGTTTTCGGGGTTATCCGCGGATTCATGGGGGGCCGACAGGAGGTTTTTGGTGCCATTGATAAGCGCATAACGCTGTTGACGCTCATTTTTGCTCACTTGCAGCTGGTGATCGGATTGTATTTGTGGTTCAGCTTCATGAGTGCCATGCATTGGGATATGGGCACGATCATGGGTGATTCGGTGCTGCGCTTGAAAGGCGTGGAACATATTACGATCATGATCTTTGCCGTAATCATGATCACCATGGTGCGGAGCCGAACGAAGAAGATGACGGATGCGAAAAAACAGTATCGCGCGATGCTCATCGGATATGGTGTTGCCCTGTTGCTCGTGCTGGTCCGCATTCCGTGGAATCAGTGGAGTTTATTGCAATGATAGAAACCGGAAGAAAGATCGAAGGAGCGAGTACGGCCGTACTCATCGGAATCATCAATTTTGAGCAGGACGAAGAGAAGGTGAAGGAGTACCTCGACGAGCTGGAGTTCCTAACCCATACGGCCGAAGCGGAAGCTTTGAAGCGATTCACCCAGAAGGTGGATGTGCCGAATCCGAAGACCTTTATCGAATCCGGAAAGCTGGCCGAAGTCAAGGAGTACATCAAAAAGAATCAGGTCGATCTGGCCATTTTTGACAACGAACTCAGTCCATCGCAGTTGCGAAATATTGAAAAATTCCTCGATTGCGGTGTACTCGATCGAACCAACCTCATTCTCGACATTTTTGCCTCGCGAGCACAAACGAGCTATGCGCGTACACAGGTTGAATTGGCTCAGTACGAATATCTGTTGCCTCGACTAACGCGCATGTGGACTCACTTGGAGCGTCAGCGTGGGGGAATCGGGCTCCGTGGGCCGGGGGAGACTGAGATCGAGACCGACCGCCGTATCGTGCGCGACAAGATCGCCCTGCTCAAGAAAAAACTCGAGAAGGTCGATAAGCAAATGGCCACTCAGCGGAAGAACCGTGGTGCCTTAGTGCGTGTGGCCTTGATCGGCTACACGAACGTGGGAAAATCCACCCTGATGAATTTGATGTCGAAATCGGATGTTTTCGCCGAGAACAAGCTCTTTGCGACCTTGGACACGACCGTGCGAAAGGTGGTGATCGGAAACCTTCCGTTTTTGTTGAGCGATACGGTCGGATTCATACGGAAGTTGCCAACTCAACTCGTAGAGTCGTTCAAGAGTACACTCGACGAAGTGCGTGAGGCCGATTTGTTGGTTCACGTGGTCGATATCAGCCATCCGAATTTTGAGGAGCACATCGATTCCGTCAATCAGATCATTTCGGAGATCGAATCCCACGACAAGCCAACGATCATGGTATTCAACAAGATCGACGCCTACGAATACATCGAAAAGGATGAAGATAACCTAACACCCAAGACCAAGGAGAACCGGTCGTTGGACGATTGGCGGCGAACCTGGATGGCACGCCAAGATGTTGAGTCTTTATTCATCTCTGCTACCGAGAGGTCGAATATCGATACACTACGCGAGCGACTGTACGAACGCGTAAAGGATATCCACTCGCAGCGGTATCCATACAATGACTACTTATACTGATTTTCTTTAGGCGGAAAGGCCCGAACGCTTGGCGAGTCCGTCGCGACGCAGGAGTTTGATCCCAGAATCATCGACGCCGATCAGTCCTTCTTCTTCGAATTGACGTAGGAGTCGATAAATGGTCGTTCGCGTAGTGCAAATTAGGTTGGCCAAGTCGCGCGGGGTAAACCTCACGCTCAAACGACCATCGGTATCCGTGCCGAATTTCTTACTCAGCGTGATCAGCGATCCGGCCAAGCGCTGAGCGCTGGGCTGCTGAATAAGATTCGTCGCTCGTTTTTCGAGTTCCGAAAGCTCTTTATCCATTTGCCGCATGAGCGCATAGCTTATGTTGGGGTTGGTCGTGAGGGACGCGAGGAATTCACTTTTGTAAATGATGATGGCCTTGACCGAGCTCAAGGCTTGTGCCTGTCGAGAATGGCTGCCCGATCCCAATAGATCCGACAGACCCAATACGGCACCTGGAATGTGGATGCCCGAAATAGTGTCGCACCGGGGCCCGGGTACCACCGTTTTCAGATGACCCGACCAAATGAGATAGAAGCCGCGGACATCGTCGTCCTTATGGAAAAGCATGTCGTCTTCTTCTAGGATCAATTCTTGCCCCAACTCGGCGCAAAAACGATAAACTTCTTCGTCGGCCCATTTAAAGACCTCGAGAAAATTCGTCATATTCTTCCATTCGTTCAGTGCCATCGGGATATACCCCAGGTTCGAAATCAAATGTAGAACACCCGTTCACCGGGTTAAATGACATTTGTCAGGGATAAAAATGATATTAGTCTTACCGCGAAGGTTAATCGAAGACCTTTCCGATGCGTGATAATTCGGTTTCGTTTAGGATGCGCAGTTTACGCCCCTTGAGCTCAATTAACTCGTCTTCTTTGAATTCGCTAAGCAGCCGAATCACACTCTCCGTGGCCGTTCCGACCACGTTGGCAAGCTCTTCTCGAGTAAGCGAAATGTCCACTAATCCCTCTTCTGTTTCGCCGAAAGTGAGCTTCAATACCAATAGAACTTCCGCCAATCGCTCGCGTACCGATTTTTGAGCCAGATTCGTAATGAGTTTTCCGGCCTCACCCAATTCGCGCGACATCTCCTTCATGATGCGAAGCGAAAACTTCGGGTTGCTCTCAATGCTTTCGAATAAAAGTTTCTTTGGCACGAAACACGCAGCAGTATCTTCTAAAGTAGTCACCGTGGCCGACAGGTTTTCGCCACTTAAGATGCTCCGGTATCCAACGATATCGCCATCCTTGGCAAAGCGAATAATCTGCTCCTTGCCATCCGTACCCAATCGACTCAGCTTTACCTTTCCTTTCCGCAGGCAATAGATACCCCCCGGACGATTTCCCTCGTGAAAGATTATCTGACCTTTCTTGAAAAAAGTGCAGGACTTGATGTTCTCCACCTTGTCCAATTCTTCCTCTGAGAGTTCGTGGAAGGGCGAGTCGATGCGGCTCGGACAACTATGGCAATCGAAATGTTCCATACGAAATGTGATGATCAAATATACAAGGAGATAATACAATCCCAAAGCAAAAGCTGATCAATATCATATGTTCCATTGACAATTGTTAGGAGGTTTGTACCATGCCAAAAGAGGTGGTGAACGACATACAATGTGTCCATTGTGGTGCTCCCTGTCGGGAGGATGAGGTTGTCAACGGTGACTTGCACTTTTGCTGTCGCGGTTGCCAAACCGTTTATGAGCTGCTGCAAGAGAACGACCTGTGCGATTACTACGATCTCGAAGAGTTGAGCGGTATCGCCCCAAAGGGTGCGTTCAAAGGGGCATACGAATACCTGGAGCAGGAATCGATCCAGGACAAGCTGCTCGAATTTACGGACGGTAAAACGGCTGTGGTCCGATTATACCTTCCGGCGATCCACTGCAGCTCCTGCATTTGGCTGCTCGAGCACATGGATCGTTTGGCCCCCGGAATCATTCATTCCGAGGTGAATTTCCCTAAAAAGGAGATACGTATTACCTATAAACCCGAAGAAACGACCCTTTCGCGCGTGGCGGAATTGTTAGCCACCTTGGGGTATCCGCCCAATATCAACCTGAGTGATCTCGACCGCACCGACAAGCGCGAAAACCGCACCCTGATCTTTCAACTTGGAGTTGCGGCATTTGCATTCGGGAACGTCATGCTTCTGGCCCTTCCGGAATACCTTGGTACCGATTATTGGTTGGCGCGCTATGCACCCTTTTTCCGCTACCTCATGATGGCCCTTTCCATCCCCGTAGTGCTTTTCAGTGCCCGCGATTACTACCGTAGCGCGTGGTCTGGACTTCGCCAAAAGTACGTGAACATCGACGTTCCGATTGCCTTGGGGATCACGGTATTGGTTATTCGGTCTTCGTATGAAGTGGTTAGCGGCCTCGCGGCCGGATACTTCGACTCGCTGACCGGATTGGTGTTCTTTCTGCTGTTGGGCAGGGTATTCCAGGCTAAGACCTATGAGCATCTCAGTTTCGAGCGCGATTACCGATCGTATTTTCCCGTGGCCGTAACTCGAGTCAGGGGAGGAGTGGAAACTTCGGTGGCCATAAACGAACTAGAAGTCGGCGACCGAATCTTGATTCGAAGCGGAGAAATGGTTCCGGCCGATAGCCGACTCATTAGAGGTGCAGCGCTCATCGATAATAGCTTCGTTACGGGTGAATCGGATCCAGTAAGTTACGAAACCGGCGACCGTATCTATGCCGGTGGTGCCCAAAAGGGAGGGGTGATCGAACTCACCATCGAAAAGCCCGTGTCTCAAAGTTATTTAACCGAATTGTGGAATAACGACATCTTCAGTAAGTCGAAGGAAGGTCGATTCAAATCCCTGACCAACAGTATCAGTGCTTGGTTCACAGCCGTTGTGCTGCTCATTTCTGGGGTTGCAACTTATTATTGGTGGGGCGTTGATCAGCGATTGGCCTGGCAGGTATTCACCGCTGTTTTGATCGTTGCCTGTCCGTGCGCGTTGGCGTTGTCGGCCCCCTTTGCACTGGGGAATATGCTGCGCCTCATGGGGCGCAAGGGCTTCTACTTAAAAAGTGCAGAGGTCATTGAACGGCTTGCAACCTTGACCGCACTTGTTTTCGATAAAACGGGTACGCTCACCGAAACCAAGCACAATCAACTCGAATTTATAGGCGATACTTTGGCGGATGTACAAGAAGCATCCATGGCGGCCTTGTTCAAACAGAGCAACCACCCCTTGAGCCGATTGATCTACGATGCGCTGGATAGAAGGACGGGTGAGGTGGTCGCCGATTTCGAGGAAATTCCAGGCAAGGGAATACGCGGTCAAATTGGCTCGCACCGGTATTTGCTGGGTAATGCCTCTTTTGTAGGAGCGGAAGTGGCAGGTAGCTCAGATCAAACCCGGGTATACGTTCGGGAAGACGAGCACTTGTTGGGATATTTTCTCATTCGAAATCAATACCGCCCCGGTGTGGCCCAAGTCATTCAAAAGCTACAGTCGAAATACAGTTTACACCTTCTGTCCGGAGACCGCTCGGGTGAAGCAGCGACGCTCAAGGCATTATTCGGACCGCAGGTCCCCCTTCATTTTAATCAGAGTCCGACCGATAAACTTGAGTACATAAGGTCACATCAGCATTCGGGAGAGCGCGTACTTATGATCGGCGATGGGCTAAATGACGCCGGTGCGCTTCAGCAAAGCGATGTGGGGATTAGTCTAAGCGAGAACATCAATACTTTTTCTCCTTCGTGCGACGGGATTCTGGCCGCAGAAAGACTGGAGCAGTTACCGGAATACCTCAAATGGGCACGTAAAACGGCCCGAGTGATCTACGCCAGTTTCGCGCTGAGCTTTGCCTATAATTTGGTCGGCATATATTTCGCCGTAAACGGACAATTGAGTCCGATCGTTGCGGCTATCCTAATGCCATTGAGCAGTATATCAGTCGTATTTTTTACCACGGTCGGAACGAATATGGCAGCTAAACGGAGTTCTTAATTCTTAGTGTTGAGTTTTTAGTTTGCTACAGCCAACAGCCAAGCCCAACGGCACGTGGTCGGGGAAACCTGACAAAAGTCATCTTTTTCTCTGACGCATGTCATAATAGTGCCCTAGTGCTCGCCCTACATTCGCATCTGTAAACCAAATAGTCTATGTCTGTCCTCTTTATCCTGATCATTGTAAGCCTCTCCGTTGCTCTGATCTTCCTCGGTGCCTTTATATGGTCGGTCAAGAGTGGTCAGTACGACGACGACTACACACCATCCGTTCGGATGCTGTTCGATAAACCCAAGAAATCACAATCCAAACCGTAACCTATGGAACTCGAGAAGTTTTATTACGACAATAAGTCGGTTCGCAACTTCGCCTACGCCACCCTGCTTTGGGGAGTCGTGGGTATGTTGGTCGGGGTGCTGATCGCCGTTCAGCTGTACGTGCCCGCCCTTTCTTTTGACCTCCCTTGGCTCACTTTCGGCCGTTTGCGTCCACTGCATACCAATGCGGTGATCTTCGCATTCGTTGGTAACGCCATCTTTGCCGGGGTGTACTATTCGCTGCAGCGTTTGTTGAAAGCGCGTATGTACTCCGATGTTTTGACCAAGATCCACTTCTGGGGTTGGCAGCTCATCATTGTTGCAGCGGCGTTGACCTTGCCGTTGGGTATCACCTCGAGTAAAGAATATGCAGAATTGGAATGGCCCATCGACATCGCTATTGCGGTGGTTTGGGTCATTTTTGGTTGGAACATGTTCGCTACCATTCTGAAGCGTCGCGAACGCCACTTGTATGTGGCCATTTGGTTCTACATCGCCACGTTTGTTACGGTTGCGGTATTGCACATCTTCAATAACCTCGAGCTGCCCGTTACGTTCTTGAAGTCTTATTCGGCCTATGCCGGTGTTCAGGACGCATTGGTACAATGGTGGTATGGACACAACGCGGTAGCGTTCTTCTTGACCACTCCGGTACTTGGGCTTATGTATTACTTTGTACCGAAGGCGGCCAACCGTCCGGTATATAGCTATCGCCTGTCGATCATCCACTTCTGGGCCTTGATCTTCATTTATATCTGGGCCGGACCTCACCATTTGCTCTACACCGCCCTGCCCGATTGGGCGCAAAGTCTGGGTACGGTATTCAGTATTATGCTTATCGCTCCATCTTGAGGTGGTATGATCAACGGGTTGTTGACCCTTCGCGGAGCTTGGGACCGCGTTCGGGAAGACGTGATCCTTAAGTTCTTCGTGGTGGCCATTACCGCATATGGTATGAGCACCTTCGAAGGTCCAATGCTTTCGTTGAAGAACGTTAACGCACTGGCGCACTATACAGACTGGATTCCGGCACACGTACATATCGGTACGCTCGGCTGGAACGGTATGATGATCTTCGGTATCCTCTACTGGATGATGCCTCGAATGTTCAACACCAAGTTGTATAGCATGAAAGCGGCCAACGTCCACTTCTGGATCGCCACCTTGGGAATCATTTTCTGGGCCCTACCCATGTACTGGGCGGGCTTTACCCAAAGCTTGATGTGGAAAGACTTTAACCCCGATGGAACCCTGGTTTACGGGAACTTCCTCGAAACGGTTCTGCAACTCGTGCCCATGTACATCACTCGTTCGATCGGAGGTACCTTGTACCTGGCCGGTATGGTCATGATCGCTTGGAACATCATTAAAACGGTCAACACCGGAACCTTGGTGGCCGACGAAGAAGCTGAAGCGGCTCCTTTGGCCCCAACATACAAGAAGAAACGCGGCGAGTACTGGCACCACGCTTTGGAGCGTCGCCCCGTTCAATTCATGATCCTCAGTATCATCGTGATCCTTATCGGAGGAATCATAGAGATCGTACCGACGATCATGATTAAAGAAAACATCCCGACCATCGAATCCGTGAAGCCCTATACGGCCTTGGAGCTCGAGGGTCGCGACCTCTACATCAGAGAGGGATGTAATGCGTGTCACTCACAAATGGTGCGTCCGTTCCGCTCCGAAACCGAGCGCTATGGCGAGTATAGTAAAGCCGGTGAGTTCGTCTACGATCGTCCATTCTTGTGGGGGTCTAAACGGACCGGACCGGACTTGCACCGCGAAGGGGGTAAATACCCACACAGCTGGCATTACAACCACATGTTGAACCCACGGAGCATGTCACCGGGATCCTTGATGCCACCTTATCCTTGGCTGTTCGAGAAATCGCTCAGCACCAAGAATACCGCTGGTAAGATCAAGGCCATGCAAACGCTTAGAGTTCCGTACAGCGATGAGTACAGAACCAACTCGGTGGGCTACCTCGAAATGCAGGCCCAGGAAATCGCGGACAAGTTGAATGAGAATCCGAACATCGAAATCACTGCCGACCGCGAGATCATCGCCTTGATCGCCTACTTGCAGCGTCTGGGAACAGATATCAAGGGTAGCGACAATGTATGGCTCGGACCTGAGGATCCGACCAGGAAGAATGAAGTATCACAACTTAAACCATAAGAAGCCATGTTGAAATTCATAAAGGGACATATGGCTTCCATGGACAGTATCGAGATCTTTCCGTTGATCTCCTTGGCCTTGTTCTTCCTTTTCTTTCTCGGCTGGACGATCTACGCCCTGCGCGAGAAAAAGGACCACGTGAAGCACATGAGCAATTTGCCCTTAGACCTCAACGAATCCAAACCTACGAGCCATGAATAATTACGCAGAATTACTCAACGATCCGATCGCGATGATCCTGATCTTCGCGGTATTCATACTGCTAGTCACCATATTGGTATTGCTCAATGCGATATCGACCATCGTCAGAATGCAGCATCCCGAAACCGAAAGTGCTAAGCGCGAGACGGCCTGGACCAAGCTCATGAAGCGCATGACCGACTCTACTCCGGTAGAGAAGGAGCACACCGTGATGCTGAACCACAATTACGATGGAATTCGCGAGCTCGACAACAACTTGCCACCATGGTGGGTATGGGGATTTTATATCTCCATCGTTTTCGCGGTTGTTTACCTATTGAACTACCACGTTTTCAAAACTTCGCCACTCCCAATGGAAGAGTACCAAACGGAATTGGCCGACGCTGAGGCGGCGATCGAGGAGTGGAAAAAGAGCACTCCAAGTTTGATCGACGAATCTAACGTCACTTTCTTGGCCGATGCTTCGGCTTTGGAAGCCGGTGCCAAGATCTATAATATCAATTGCACCCAATGTCACTTGGCGAGTGGAGGAGGAAGTGTTGGTCCGAACCTGACCGATGATTACTACATCCACGGCGGATCGATCCAAGAGATCTTCTCTATCATCAAATACGGTGTTATCGAAAAAGGGATGATCCCGTGGCAAACGCAATTGAGTGCCGAAGAGATGCAGCAAGTAGCGTCGTACGTAATGAGCTTGCGCGGCAATAATGTGGAAGGTGGTAAGGCTCCTGAAGGAGAATTGTACGTACCCGAAGCAGAAGAGGCCGCCCCTGCCGACAGTGTTGCGAATCCTGCCGCAGGCAGTGAACAAGATACTGTGGCTGCGGAGGTAGCTCTACGCCAAAAAAAGACGAGTAACCATGTCGGAAGAAATCTATGATACGGAGGAGTTCCGCGACCATATCGGAACCATAAACGAAGAGGGTAAGTGAAACTGGATTTTTCCGAAAAAGCCAAGCGGGCGCTTTTACAATGCCCGAACGTGGGTCAGCATATTGTTGCTGGCCTTCCTTTTTGGGGCTCCCTGGCTGCGCGTGAATGGAGAGCCGTTCATGCTGTTCAATGTGCTCGAACGCAAATTCATTTTGTTCGGCATCGTTTTTTGGCCACAAGATTTTCACTTGTTCTTTTTGGCCATGATTACCGGGGTGATCTTCATTGTACTGTTTACCGTGGTTTATGGGCGCATTTTTTGCGGGTGGATTTGCCCGCAGACGATCTTTATGGAAATGGTGTTCCGGAAGATCGAATTCCGGATAGATGGCGACCGCGGCCAACAAATGCGCTTGGCCAAGAAAAAATGGAACGACCACGAGAAGCTGCGGAAACGAGCACTTAAACATACCATCTTTTGGATCACCAGCTTCGCGATCGCCAATACCTTTTTGGCCTATTTGATCTCGACCGATGAGCTGCTCTTGCTCGTCGAAGAAGGACCTATCGCCAACCTGGGGACTTTTGTCGCCCTCATCATATTCACCACGGTATTCTATTTTGTCTTTAGCCGGTTGCGCGAGCAGGTGTGCATCGTGGTTTGCCCGTACGGACGCTTGCAAGGCGTCATGCTCGACCGCAACTCCATCGTGGTCGCCTATGACCATAAACGCGGTGAGCGCGAAAACGGCCGGGCCAAGTGGCGGAAAAACGAGGACCGCCTCGCGGCGGGAAAAGGAGATTGTATCGACTGTGGTGCCTGCGTTGATGTTTGCCCAACCGGGATCGATATTCGCAATGGCACTCAGCTCGAATGTGTGAACTGTACGGCGTGTATCGATGCATGTGACTCCATCATGGAACGGGTTGAGCTTCCGAAAGGACTGATCCGCTATGCTTCAGAGGAGAACATCGTAAAAGGGACCAAGCCAAAGATGAATACGCGGCGTATCGCCTATACTGCTGTACTGGTACTCATGGTGACGATCACGACCGGATTCTTGCTGTCGCGGTCCGACCTCGAAGCGACCTTCTTGCGTGTACCCGGAATGTTGTATCGCGCAGAGGACGACGGACGAATCAGTAACTTGTATAACTTTAAACTGATCAACAAATCACATGAAGAGATCCCCGTTCGGGTCGAACTCCTTGAACCCGAAGGAGGAGAGGTGATGCTGATCGGTATGCAGGACCGCGTATTGCCGGTCGGAGAATATATTGAAGGGACCATGTTCGTATATATCGAACGGGACGACCTCGAAAGCCAAACCACCAAGATCAAGATCGGTGTGTACAGTGGCGACGAGCTCATCGAAACGTTCAAGACGAACTTTAATGGACCGGTAAAATAGCTGTTAGCCATTAGCCACTAGCTCGCAGGAGCTTTTGCCAATGGCCAACGGCAAATAGCCAAAGGCTAAAAGAATGAAATGGAATTGGGGCTGGAATATCGTTGTTGTTTTGGGACTTTTCATGACCATGATCGTGATCATGGTGGTGAAAAGCGTGAATACCAAAGTGGATTTAGTGGCGCAGGATTATTACGCCGATGAGATCGCCTATCAAGAACAAATAGATAAGGAGGCCAATGCAAAAGCACTGCAGGGGCATTTCTCCTGGAAAAACACTGAGGCTGGTCTTATTATTGAGTTTCCGGCCGACTTAGACGCCGAACATTTCACCGGAACGGTGAAGCTCTATCGCCCTTCCGACGAAAAGCTCGATCGCGAATTCACCTTCGAAGGCCTTCGCGATCACCAGTTCTTGATTCAGGCCGAAAACCTCGTTACCGGTAAATGGGAAGTACAGGTCGACGGAACAGCAAATGGAGTCGCCTACTATTTTGAGCAACGCCTGAAACTGTGAATGAGCTGGTGTTCACCGGTTTTGCCCTGGGCATCATGGGAAGTTTCCACTGCCTGGGCATGTGCGGACCCATAGCCCTATCGCTGCCGGTCGATCGCAGTCGACCACTCCACGCCGTACTCTCGAACCTGTTCTATCAACTCGGTCGCGTGGCCACGTATGCACTACTCGGAATGCTTTTCGGCCGGCTGGGGCAAGGGCTTAAATTGGCGGGTATTCAGCAGTACATTTCGATTGGGGTCGGTATCGCCATGATCGCCCTGGTCGTTTTTCCGCGCGCCTCTAACTTTTTTTCAAGGCCCTTAACGGGCCTATGGTTGGCTTGGACCACCCCGCTCAAGTCGGCGTTGGGCCGAATAATGCGTATGGATCAGCCGCAGAATCGCTTCATTTTCGGTATGCTCAACGGGTTGCTTCCATGTGGATTGGTGTATGTGGCCTTGGTCGGAGCTATTGGCGTGGGGAGCGGAATTGGGGGTGCTGCTTATATGGCCCTCTTCGGCTTTGGCACCATTCCGATGATGTTCATAGCCATGTTCGCCGGAAACGTTCTGCAGGTTTCGATGCGACAACGCCTCCAAAAAATCATTCCGGTTGTGGTGGTGATCATAGGGGCGCTTTTCATTCTCCGCGGTATGGGCTTGGGAATCAAATATGTGAGCCCGCCCGATAAAGCTCTTGAACTACATACCGAACAAAGCTCTGTTGGGCACGATGAGGGCTGTCATTAAATTTCTGTGAAATGACAGGCCTCATATGGATTTCGTTAATTTGTGATTACCTTTATCACTATACAAATTGACAGAAATCATGGGCCTCAAGACCATTCTTTTTCCGACGGATTTTTCCGAATATTCACGCACCGCAATGACCTTTGCGATGGACTTGGCGTCACGTGCCAACGGCCGTGTCGTCTTGCTCAACTCTTACGAGTTGCCCTATTCCGATACGGTCATGACCACCTCGCTGATCGATATCATGCGTAAGAATTCCGAAGAACAGCTTGAAAGCCTAAAAAAAGAGATCGCTGAAAAGTATCCCGATGTCGAGGTCAACACACGCAGCTCTTTGAACAACACCATACGCGCCATTAAGAATGCCGCTAAGAAATACGAGGCAGACTTGATCGTAATGGGTACCAAAGGGGCGAGTGGCTTGCAAGAAGTGCTTATCGGATCCAACACCACTACGGTACTTAGCAATTCCGATGTACCCG contains these protein-coding regions:
- a CDS encoding FixH family protein, with product MKWNWGWNIVVVLGLFMTMIVIMVVKSVNTKVDLVAQDYYADEIAYQEQIDKEANAKALQGHFSWKNTEAGLIIEFPADLDAEHFTGTVKLYRPSDEKLDREFTFEGLRDHQFLIQAENLVTGKWEVQVDGTANGVAYYFEQRLKL
- a CDS encoding sulfite exporter TauE/SafE family protein — its product is MGSFHCLGMCGPIALSLPVDRSRPLHAVLSNLFYQLGRVATYALLGMLFGRLGQGLKLAGIQQYISIGVGIAMIALVVFPRASNFFSRPLTGLWLAWTTPLKSALGRIMRMDQPQNRFIFGMLNGLLPCGLVYVALVGAIGVGSGIGGAAYMALFGFGTIPMMFIAMFAGNVLQVSMRQRLQKIIPVVVVIIGALFILRGMGLGIKYVSPPDKALELHTEQSSVGHDEGCH
- a CDS encoding universal stress protein, whose product is MGLKTILFPTDFSEYSRTAMTFAMDLASRANGRVVLLNSYELPYSDTVMTTSLIDIMRKNSEEQLESLKKEIAEKYPDVEVNTRSSLNNTIRAIKNAAKKYEADLIVMGTKGASGLQEVLIGSNTTTVLSNSDVPVLAIPEKSSVKAITKIVYAADFQKPSDKDRLAFLCEISRLIKAEVMILHFQKKDDMSGINRQVIEDAFCDIPHSYHIEPEQDIETGIHNFVEAKNADMVVMIKRKYGFIERLFHQSQTSKFAYHTTVPFLALHEV